Proteins encoded by one window of Coturnix japonica isolate 7356 unplaced genomic scaffold, Coturnix japonica 2.1 chrUnrandom522, whole genome shotgun sequence:
- the LOC107307251 gene encoding fructose-bisphosphate aldolase C-like yields the protein MVTAGHSCSKKYSAEEIAMATVTALRRTVPPAVPGITFLSGGQSEEEASVNLNAINRCPLHRPWALTFSYGRALQASALKAWGGKKENTKAAQEEYIKRALVWGYMGYMGSIGSMGLYGVGGPVGVITCSGHQVALWSDGLYGCSYIQGPPGGAVGSYGVIWGLRGRCGVLRGLKAWGGKKENTKATQEEYIKRALWPPGGAVE from the exons ATGGTGACCGCCGGCCACTCGTGCTCCAAGAAATACAGCGCAGAGGAGATCGCCATGGCCACTGTCACCGCGCTCAGACGCACCGTGCCGCCCGCTGTGCCCG GCATCACGTTCCTGTCTGGGGGTCAGAGTGAGGAGGAGGCCTCCGTGAACCTCAACGCCATCAACCGCTGCCCCCTGCACCGTCCCTGGGCTCTGACCTTCTCCTATGGCCGAGCCCTGCAGGCGTCGGCCCTCAAGGCCTGGGGGGGCAAGAAGGAGAACACCAAGGCGGCCCAGGAGGAGTACATCAAGAGGGCCCtggtatggggttatatgggatatatggggtctatagggtctatggggttatatggggtggggggtcctgTGGGTGTTATTACATGCAGTGGCCACCAGGTGGCGCTGTGGAGTgatgggctctatgggtgtaGTTACATACAGGggccaccagggggcgctgtggggtcttatggggttatatggggtcttaggGGGCG CTGCGGGGTCCTACGGGGCCTCAAGGCCTGGGGGGGCAAGAAGGAGAACACCAAGGCGACCCAGGAGGAGTACATCAAGAGGGCCCtg TggccaccagggggcgctgtggaGTGA